Part of the bacterium genome is shown below.
TGTCGACCGTTGCGCAATGGAGATTTCCCGCGGAAAAAGCAGGAAAAACTTGTAATAATGTTAATAAATCTCTTACATTTCCTTTGTAAGTAGAGTCTTCTTCATTTTTGTCCCCCTTTCTGCCTCAAATCAAGATCAAACAATCAGCGGGGGCATGTGTGGTAAACCTGCGCAAGGCTCTTACCGGCACCTGGATTGTGGCCATAGTTTTCCTTTTCTCTGTTTTCATTTTCTTTTCCTACAGCGGGGCCGGAGCAATCAGTTTCCTGCACGGCAAGACAGTCCTCACCCTTCTGCTTCTTAGCTCCCTGGCGTTCGTGGCCGAGTACGTGGACTCCTCCCTGGGCATGGGCTACGGTACAACCCTTACCCCGATCCTTATGTTCTCCGGCTACACCCCGCTGCAGATCGTGCCAGCGGTGCTGTTCTCGGAGTTCGTCACCGGTATCTCGGCCGGCCTGGCCCATCACAGCCTGGGCAACGTGGACCTTTCCCGAGGCACGGATGACCGTCGCGTGATGTACCTTCTGCTGGCCCTTTCGGTGGTTGGCACCCTGGCCGCGGTGGTGATGGCGCTGAACCTTCCGGCGCGCGCGGTTAAATTCTACATCGGGGTTATTATCACCGCGGTGGGGCTGTTCCTGATCGCCGGAATAGGACGTAAAATACGCTATTCCTCGGCGCGTATCATCGCCCTGGGTACAGTGGCCGCGTTCAACAAGGGTATCTCGGGCGGAGGCTACGGCCCCCTGATCACCGGCGGTCAGATCATGTGTGGGGTGCCTGAGAAAAACGCGGTGGGGATCACCTCGTTTGTCGAGGGTGTGGTCTGTCTGGTGGGGCTGATCCTTTACGTGACCATGCAGGGCGGGATCTACTGGCCGTTGGCCGGGGCGTTGACCGCGGGCGCGGTGCTGAGCGTGCCGGTGGCGGCCTGGACCGTGAAAATCGTATCCGGGCCGACCCTGCGCTGGGTGATCGGTGTAATCACCCTCCTGCTGGGCGTGATGACCCTGGTCAAGCTGTTCTGAGCGGGCCGCGTGCGAGGCTCGGGCTCCCCAAGGCGGCCGCGCCGGGCGCCGGAGGCGCCGCGCGCGTGCGCCCGCCCGCCGTTTTCACGGCGGCGGCGCGGCCGCCCCCTGCTCGATATCCATCCCTCCCTTGAAGCCAACCCCCGAAACCGCCGCCTGCGAAACCGCCGTGGCGGTCAGTCCAGGATCAGACGGGCCCGGCGGAAACGCGCCCGGGCGGCGTGGACCGTCACCAGCGACTCGGCCAGAAGGAACAGCGCCGTGGATATGACCAGGGCCAGCGGGTCGATCCCGGTGACAAAACCGATAATCGTATTGCGCAACCCGGCCGGTATCATCCGCAGGGCTATCCCCGGCACCATCAGCAGACCCATGACAGTGAAGCCCAACCATGTCTGCGCCTGACGGACCGTGCTGGCCCGCAGGGAATAGTGCATGCCGAGCGAGGCCGCAGCCAGGGCGGTCAGCGGGGCAACCGCAAAAGCGGCGACAAGGGCCGGAACGCCGAAAAACAGCACACCCATACCCCTCGCCACCACGTTTACTGCCAGCAGACCCACCGCAAAAAACAGAGCCGCCGCGGCCCAGGCCCAGAGTGTCATTGCTCCCAGCTTGCCAAAAAGGATCGCGCTGTCGCCCAGGCGGGTGGCGAGCAGGGCTTCCAAAGTTTTGCGCTCACGCTCTCCGGCGAACGAGTCGGCCACCACCGCCGAGGTATAGAACGCGGGGATGAAAAGCGCGAAGATCAGGACCATTACCGGGTGCAGCCATTCCGCTTTGCCGGCGCAGGCGGTAATGACCGCAAGCAGGACAGGTGTGAGCAAGGCGCTCAGCCCCTCCTTGGACCGGAAACTGAAGCCCAGGTTGTCCCGCATCTCTTTCCAGATCACGGCGCGGATATCGTCGAGCACGGCTGCTCCTCCCTCAGTCCAGGATCAGCCTGGCCCGGCGGAACAGCTTGTCGGCGAGCAGCACGGTCACAACCCCGATAGCCAGCAGCACGAGCGCCGCCACCGCCGCCAGCAGTTCCACCCCACCGGCCGTGAAAAACGCGAACACCGCCTCGCGCATTTCCTTCGGCAGCATCGGGATCACCAGGGTTGGAATGAAAAACAGCAGCATCCCGCTCATCATCAGGGTCTGCTGGGCCTGGCGCACCGTGCCGGCGCGCAGGGAGACCAGCACCCCGATCCCGGAGGCGGCGAACGCCGACAGCGGCGGAAGGAGCAGAAGGAGTGCAAACACCCGCAGCGGGAAAAACAGGAATTTCCCGCCCCCCAGGTGGGCGAGGTTCAGAGTGATAACTCCGACAACGTTGAGGACCAGGACAAAAGCCAGGGCGAAACAGATCGCCGTGAGCAGCTTGGCCGCCAGGATCGCACGGTCGCTCAGACGGGTGGCGAGCAGGGCCTCGAGGGTCTTGCGCTCGCGCTCCCCGGCGAACGAGTCGGCCACCATGGTGAACACCATGATTACCGGGAACCAGACGGCGAAGATCAGGCTCAGGCCCGGCTTCAGCCATTTCTCGCCCATCTGCAACGGAAGCATCACACCGATGATGAGCACCGGGAAAACGAAGCCCAGCAGGCCGGCTTTCGACTCCCCGTAGATCCGGGGCAGCTCGCGCAGGTCTTTCCACATCAGGGTCAGGGTATCCTGAAATCTCATCGGTCCTCCTTGAGCAGGGCCAGGAAACTCTCCTCCAGCGAGGCTTTCACCTTGCGCACCTGTTCGATCTCGGCGCCCAGCTCCACCAGTAGGCGCACCAGGGGGGCGGCGGAGAAACCGTTCTCCAGACGAACCTCGAGCGCCGACTCCACGAAAGAGGCCTCGCGCACCCCGGGCAGGTGACGGATCGCCTCCAGAATACCCTCGCTCGGCAGGGAGCGTCCCTCCACCCGCACCAACTGGCCGGACTTGTCTGCCAGAAGCTCGCCGGGCGCACCCTCGGCCACCAGGCGGCCCTTGTTGATCACGGCCACCCGGTCGCAGAGCTTCTCGGCCTCGGCCAGGTAGTGGGTGGTCAGGAAAATGCTCACCCCCTCGCGCTGCTTCAGGGCCAGGAGGTCCTCGCGCAGGGCCGCGGCGGCCACGGCATCCAGGCCGGCGGTGGGCTCATCCAGGAAAATGAGCTGCGGACGGTGCAGAAGAAGCCGCGCCACGGCCAGTTTCTGCCGCATCCCGCGGCTCCAGTCCTTGATCCGCTCGCCCCGGCGCTCCCACAGCCCGACATGGTTCAGAAGCTCCTCGATCCGCGCCCGGCGCTCGGCGGCGCTCAGGCGGTAGACCCGTCCGTAGAACTCCAGGTTGTCCAGGGCGCTCAGGCGCTCGTACAGCCCGGGGTGCTCCAGCAGCGCGCCGCAGCGCTCGCGCACCAGGTCCGATTCGGCCACGGTGTCGTAGCCCAGCACGCGGGCCGTGCCGGCGCTGGGCTCCAGAAGCCCAAGCAGAAGGCGTATCGTGGTGGTCTTGCCCGCGCCGTTGGGGCCCAGGAAACCGAAGATCGTGCCGCGGGGCACGGCCAGGCTCAGGTTGTCCAGGGCCACCAGGCTGCCGAAAGACCGTGATAGTTGGTGGGTCAGGATTGCGGAATCGCTCATTGAACCGGTCCGGAATGATTAGGATTATCGGATGGAGAGCCGAGTTTCAGGAATCCTTTTGAAAAGGCTATTTTTTTTCCTCAGGCTGCTCATTGAAAATGCCGTGGTTCTTCAGGCCGGAGGCTTCCTCCACGAACTCCTTGTATTTCTGCAGGGGCAGAAGACCCATCGCCGCACGCCGCTCGTCCACATGCACCGAGTCCTCGATCGCCCGGAACACCACCTGCCCGTCCAGGATGTCGAAATGCGAGCCGTAAAGCTGAGGTTTACCCGCGTGCACGAGCACCCGGTCGGTCAGAAGGGCCAGGTTCTGCCCCGTTATCTCGCTCTGCTCCCAGGCTTTCCGCAGCAGAGGCAGCATCCGTTCCTGGAAAGCGGAGTCCTGGGTGTGCTGCAGGATCAGGAATGCCGACTCCGCGCCGTCCTGCCCCACCCGGCTGAACCCCGGCCAGCCCCCCTGCCCGACTATCTCCTTGAGACGCTCGGTGTTGACCGAATCGACTGTCAGCATGCGTTTCAATGTGGCTGAATCGGGCATCTGCCCCTGGCCGCCCCAGAAAAACTTGCGCACCTCCTGATCGATCTTTCCCATTTCGAGCAGCTCCGCCCGCAGCGCCGGGTTGCCGCAGGCCACGCTATCGGCCGGCATCTGCGCCCGCGCGCCCGGCAGGGGCAGGAAAACCGAGACGAGCAGAAGTGCGTTCCACAGCTTGCCCCTGAGACCGATATAGCGGCCGGGGCCGTGGGCTATCAAGGCCAGATCGCTCATCTACGGGTCCATGAAAAGGAAAAGGCATGAGGAAAAGAGGATAGCGTTTCAGCCAGCCGAATCTTAGCACGTGGTCAGGGTGAAGTCAACCCCGCTCAGCGGCCGCTCAGCTCGAAAAGCCACTCCAGGCTGCGGCTGCCGCCGCCGTGGCTGTCAGTCACCTCCAGGCGCAGACGGTACTGTCCCGGGTCCAACGGTGCGGTGTCTATCTCGAACGACTCCGGGACCACCGCCGCGCCGGTTCCGGGCTGACGGTCGAAGCTGAGGCTCAGGCTATGCTGGCTTTTACCGCCGCCGAACAG
Proteins encoded:
- a CDS encoding ABC transporter ATP-binding protein; protein product: MSDSAILTHQLSRSFGSLVALDNLSLAVPRGTIFGFLGPNGAGKTTTIRLLLGLLEPSAGTARVLGYDTVAESDLVRERCGALLEHPGLYERLSALDNLEFYGRVYRLSAAERRARIEELLNHVGLWERRGERIKDWSRGMRQKLAVARLLLHRPQLIFLDEPTAGLDAVAAAALREDLLALKQREGVSIFLTTHYLAEAEKLCDRVAVINKGRLVAEGAPGELLADKSGQLVRVEGRSLPSEGILEAIRHLPGVREASFVESALEVRLENGFSAAPLVRLLVELGAEIEQVRKVKASLEESFLALLKEDR
- a CDS encoding ABC transporter permease subunit, which translates into the protein MRFQDTLTLMWKDLRELPRIYGESKAGLLGFVFPVLIIGVMLPLQMGEKWLKPGLSLIFAVWFPVIMVFTMVADSFAGERERKTLEALLATRLSDRAILAAKLLTAICFALAFVLVLNVVGVITLNLAHLGGGKFLFFPLRVFALLLLLPPLSAFAASGIGVLVSLRAGTVRQAQQTLMMSGMLLFFIPTLVIPMLPKEMREAVFAFFTAGGVELLAAVAALVLLAIGVVTVLLADKLFRRARLILD
- a CDS encoding ABC transporter permease subunit, with product MLDDIRAVIWKEMRDNLGFSFRSKEGLSALLTPVLLAVITACAGKAEWLHPVMVLIFALFIPAFYTSAVVADSFAGERERKTLEALLATRLGDSAILFGKLGAMTLWAWAAAALFFAVGLLAVNVVARGMGVLFFGVPALVAAFAVAPLTALAAASLGMHYSLRASTVRQAQTWLGFTVMGLLMVPGIALRMIPAGLRNTIIGFVTGIDPLALVISTALFLLAESLVTVHAARARFRRARLILD
- a CDS encoding sulfite exporter TauE/SafE family protein, with translation MVNLRKALTGTWIVAIVFLFSVFIFFSYSGAGAISFLHGKTVLTLLLLSSLAFVAEYVDSSLGMGYGTTLTPILMFSGYTPLQIVPAVLFSEFVTGISAGLAHHSLGNVDLSRGTDDRRVMYLLLALSVVGTLAAVVMALNLPARAVKFYIGVIITAVGLFLIAGIGRKIRYSSARIIALGTVAAFNKGISGGGYGPLITGGQIMCGVPEKNAVGITSFVEGVVCLVGLILYVTMQGGIYWPLAGALTAGAVLSVPVAAWTVKIVSGPTLRWVIGVITLLLGVMTLVKLF